A genomic stretch from Mycobacterium cookii includes:
- a CDS encoding homoserine dehydrogenase has translation MSSDEKPVGVAVLGLGNVGSEVVRIIEESADDLAARIGAPLVLRGIGVRRVAADRGVPVDLLTDDIDALVSREDVDIVVEVMGPVEPSRKAILSAIEHGKSVVTANKALLSVATGELAQAAENAHVDLYFEAAVAGAIPVIRPLTQSLAGDTVQRVAGIVNGTTNYILSEMDSTGADYDKALADASALGYAEADPTADVEGYDAAAKAAILASIAFHTRVTADDVYREGITKISPDDFASARALGCTIKLLSICERITTDDGQQRVSARVYPALVPLQHPLATVNGAFNAVVVEAKAAGRLMFYGQGAGGAPTASAVAGDLVMAARNRVLGSRGPKESKYAQLPVAPMGLISTRYYVSMNVADKSGVLATVAAEFAKREVSIAEVRQEGVVGEGGKRIGARVVVVTHSATDAALSETVDALADLDVVQSVASVLRLEGTNA, from the coding sequence ATGAGCTCAGATGAAAAGCCGGTCGGTGTCGCGGTATTGGGACTGGGCAATGTGGGCAGCGAGGTTGTCCGCATCATCGAGGAGAGTGCCGACGACCTCGCCGCCCGGATCGGCGCGCCGCTGGTGCTGCGCGGCATCGGGGTGCGCCGAGTGGCCGCCGACCGTGGTGTGCCTGTCGATCTGCTGACCGACGACATCGACGCGCTGGTCTCCCGTGAGGACGTCGACATCGTCGTGGAAGTGATGGGTCCCGTCGAGCCGTCACGCAAGGCGATCCTGTCGGCGATCGAGCACGGTAAGTCCGTGGTGACGGCGAACAAGGCGCTGCTATCGGTCGCCACCGGCGAACTTGCGCAGGCCGCTGAAAACGCCCATGTGGACCTCTATTTCGAGGCTGCCGTCGCCGGTGCGATCCCGGTGATTCGTCCGCTGACCCAGTCGCTGGCCGGCGACACCGTGCAACGGGTGGCCGGCATCGTCAACGGCACCACCAACTACATCCTGTCCGAAATGGACAGCACCGGGGCCGATTACGACAAGGCCCTGGCCGATGCGAGCGCGCTCGGCTACGCCGAAGCCGACCCCACCGCCGACGTCGAAGGCTACGACGCCGCGGCGAAGGCGGCCATCCTGGCGTCGATCGCGTTCCACACCCGGGTCACCGCCGACGACGTGTACCGCGAGGGCATCACGAAGATCAGCCCGGACGACTTCGCCTCGGCGCGCGCATTGGGCTGCACCATCAAACTGCTGTCGATCTGCGAACGGATCACCACCGACGATGGGCAACAGCGGGTTTCGGCTCGCGTCTATCCCGCGCTGGTCCCGCTGCAGCATCCGCTGGCGACCGTGAACGGCGCGTTCAACGCCGTCGTGGTCGAGGCAAAAGCCGCGGGCCGGCTGATGTTCTACGGCCAGGGCGCCGGTGGAGCGCCGACCGCCTCCGCGGTCGCCGGTGACCTGGTGATGGCGGCCCGCAACCGTGTTCTCGGCAGCCGCGGACCGAAAGAATCGAAATACGCCCAGCTGCCGGTCGCCCCGATGGGACTGATCTCGACCCGCTACTACGTCAGCATGAACGTCGCCGACAAGTCGGGTGTATTGGCCACGGTCGCAGCGGAATTCGCCAAGCGTGAAGTCAGCATCGCCGAGGTCCGCCAAGAGGGCGTCGTCGGCGAGGGTGGAAAGCGGATCGGCGCCCGTGTCGTGGTCGTCACGCACAGCGCCACCGACGCCGCCCTGTCCGAAACCGTCGATGCGCTGGCCGATCTCGACGTCGTGCAAAGCGTGGCCAGCGTGCTGCGTTTGGAGGGAACCAACGCATGA
- the fadD1 gene encoding fatty-acid--CoA ligase FadD1 yields the protein MADTIQQLLRARSDDTTPAVKHGDQVWTWQEHLSDASAAAAALIGIADPERPLHVGALLGNTPEMLTAMAAAALGGYVLCGINDTRRGAALAKDILRADCQILLTDPAHRGLIDGLELPGVRVVDVSTDEWSDLLATAGPLVPHREVAPTDTLMMIFTSGTSGEPKAVQITHLTVIFAGANLIDRFDVDSSGVCYLSMPLFHSNALLAGWSVAVGSGSAMVPATFSASGLLSDLRRYGATYMNYVGKPLAYVLATPEQPDDNDNPLRVAFGNEASDRDIAEFSRRFDCTVWDGFGSSEGAIIITREDGCPPGSLGRGFPGVGIYNADTLAECPVAEFDDDGALTNADEAIGELVNTTGAGLFAGYYNDRDATDARLRNGMFWSGDLAYRDADGWIYFAGRSGDWLRVDGENMTAAPIERILQRLPALSHVAVYAVPDEQVGDQVMAAVVLKDGTELTPVEFSNFLADQPDLSPKAWPRHVWIVDSLPTTATNKILKRELSALGSSPHGGTLWTRPGRGTSYAVVERTGGNVQPHAGV from the coding sequence GTGGCGGACACTATTCAGCAGTTGCTTCGCGCACGCAGCGACGACACCACGCCGGCGGTCAAGCACGGCGATCAGGTATGGACCTGGCAAGAGCATCTGAGCGACGCCTCGGCGGCCGCCGCCGCACTGATCGGTATCGCCGACCCCGAGCGACCGCTGCACGTCGGTGCGCTGCTGGGCAACACACCCGAAATGCTCACCGCGATGGCCGCGGCAGCACTCGGCGGATACGTGTTGTGCGGCATCAACGACACCCGGCGCGGTGCGGCGTTGGCCAAAGACATCCTGCGGGCGGACTGTCAGATACTGCTCACCGATCCGGCCCATCGCGGGCTGATCGACGGACTGGAGCTGCCGGGAGTCCGCGTAGTGGACGTCAGCACCGACGAGTGGTCGGATCTGCTCGCGACGGCGGGTCCGCTGGTGCCGCATCGCGAGGTCGCCCCCACCGACACGCTCATGATGATCTTCACGTCGGGCACCAGCGGGGAGCCGAAGGCCGTCCAGATCACGCATCTGACCGTTATCTTCGCCGGTGCCAACCTGATTGACCGGTTCGATGTCGATTCGTCGGGCGTCTGCTACTTGTCGATGCCGCTCTTTCATTCCAACGCCCTGCTGGCCGGCTGGAGCGTGGCTGTCGGCTCCGGTTCGGCGATGGTGCCGGCCACCTTCTCGGCGTCCGGCTTACTCTCGGACCTCCGTCGCTACGGCGCGACCTATATGAACTACGTCGGCAAGCCGTTGGCGTATGTGTTGGCCACCCCCGAGCAGCCTGACGACAACGACAACCCGCTGCGGGTCGCGTTCGGCAACGAGGCCAGCGACCGCGACATCGCGGAGTTCAGTCGACGTTTCGACTGCACGGTGTGGGACGGCTTCGGCTCCAGCGAAGGCGCGATCATCATCACCCGCGAAGACGGCTGCCCGCCGGGCTCTCTGGGCCGCGGCTTTCCCGGGGTCGGCATCTACAACGCCGACACTCTCGCCGAATGCCCGGTGGCCGAGTTCGACGACGACGGCGCGCTGACCAATGCCGACGAGGCGATCGGCGAACTGGTCAACACCACCGGAGCCGGGCTGTTCGCCGGCTACTACAACGACAGGGACGCCACCGACGCACGGTTGCGCAACGGCATGTTCTGGTCCGGCGACCTGGCTTACCGCGACGCCGACGGCTGGATCTACTTCGCCGGGCGCAGCGGCGACTGGTTGCGCGTCGACGGCGAAAACATGACGGCAGCGCCGATCGAGCGGATCCTGCAGCGATTACCGGCCCTCAGCCATGTCGCGGTATACGCGGTTCCCGACGAGCAGGTCGGCGATCAGGTGATGGCGGCCGTCGTGCTCAAAGACGGCACCGAGCTGACACCCGTTGAATTCAGCAATTTCCTGGCTGACCAGCCCGATCTGTCGCCCAAGGCCTGGCCGCGGCACGTGTGGATCGTCGACAGCTTGCCGACCACGGCCACCAACAAAATCCTGAAACGTGAGCTCAGCGCACTCGGCAGCAGCCCGCACGGCGGCACCTTGTGGACCCGGCCCGGCCGTGGGACCAGCTATGCCGTCGTCGAACGCACTGGCGGGAATGTGCAGCCCCACGCAGGCGTTTAG
- the lysA gene encoding diaminopimelate decarboxylase, giving the protein MQLAPNVWPRNAVRGDDGAVSIAGVSLTSLAQDYGTPLFVIDEDDFRSRCREIAAAFGGGANVHYAGKAFLSSEIARWIDEEGLSLDVCTGGELAVALHADFPPERIALHGNNKSVTELTAAVKAGIKHVVVDSMLEIERLDAIAGEAGVVQDVLVRVTVGVEAHTHEFISTAHEDQKFGLSLSNGAAMAAVRKVFASDRLRLVGLHSHIGSQIFDVGGFEIAAHRVIGLLRDVVAEFGVDKTAQISTVDLGGGLGISYLPNDDPPPVSELADKLGCIVRNESAAVGLPPPRLVVEPGRAIAGPGTVTLYEVGTVKDVGVSATANRRYVSVDGGMSDNIRTSLYGADYDVRMVSRGTDAAATLGRIVGKHCESGDIVVRDTWVPDDIAPGDLIAVAATGAYCYSLSSRYNLIGRPAVVAVRDGETRLILRRETVDDLLSLEVRRSGAHEPR; this is encoded by the coding sequence CTGCAACTCGCGCCGAATGTGTGGCCGCGCAACGCAGTTCGTGGCGACGACGGGGCGGTCAGCATCGCCGGTGTCTCGCTGACGTCGCTCGCCCAGGATTACGGCACACCGTTGTTCGTCATCGACGAGGACGACTTCCGGTCGCGCTGCCGCGAGATCGCGGCGGCGTTCGGCGGTGGCGCCAACGTGCACTACGCCGGTAAGGCGTTCTTGTCCAGCGAGATTGCGCGCTGGATCGACGAGGAGGGCTTGTCGCTCGACGTCTGCACCGGCGGCGAACTCGCCGTCGCCCTGCACGCCGACTTCCCGCCCGAGCGAATAGCGCTGCACGGCAACAACAAATCGGTCACCGAGTTGACCGCAGCCGTCAAGGCCGGAATCAAGCACGTCGTCGTCGACTCCATGCTCGAGATCGAGCGTCTCGACGCCATCGCGGGCGAGGCGGGCGTCGTCCAGGACGTGCTGGTCCGCGTCACGGTCGGCGTCGAAGCCCACACACACGAGTTCATCTCCACCGCCCACGAAGACCAGAAGTTCGGTCTGTCATTGTCCAACGGCGCGGCGATGGCGGCGGTTCGCAAGGTCTTCGCCAGCGACCGCCTCAGACTGGTGGGCTTGCACAGTCATATCGGCTCGCAGATCTTCGACGTCGGCGGCTTCGAGATCGCCGCGCACCGGGTGATCGGTCTGCTTCGCGACGTGGTCGCCGAGTTCGGTGTCGACAAGACCGCGCAGATCTCCACCGTCGATCTCGGTGGCGGGCTGGGTATCTCGTATCTGCCCAACGATGATCCGCCACCGGTGAGCGAACTGGCCGACAAACTCGGGTGCATCGTGCGCAACGAATCCGCGGCGGTGGGGTTGCCGCCGCCGCGTCTGGTCGTCGAACCCGGCCGCGCCATCGCCGGACCGGGGACCGTCACCCTCTACGAGGTCGGCACCGTCAAAGACGTCGGGGTGAGCGCGACCGCGAATCGGCGATACGTCAGCGTGGACGGCGGGATGAGCGACAACATCCGCACATCGCTCTACGGCGCCGACTATGACGTACGGATGGTGTCGCGAGGTACCGACGCGGCGGCCACGCTGGGTCGCATCGTCGGAAAGCATTGTGAGAGCGGCGATATCGTCGTGCGGGATACCTGGGTGCCGGATGACATCGCGCCGGGCGACCTGATCGCCGTGGCCGCGACCGGGGCGTACTGCTATTCGCTGTCGAGCCGCTATAACTTGATTGGCCGCCCGGCGGTGGTGGCGGTGCGTGACGGTGAGACGCGGCTGATCCTGCGCAGGGAGACGGTCGACGACCTGCTGAGTCTTGAGGTGAGGAGGAGCGGCGCACATGAGCCGCGCTGA
- the thrB gene encoding homoserine kinase translates to MLPAGLLGSSVVAASSANLGPGFDSLGLALSLYDEIAVETTDSGLHVEVEGESAGELVLDAGHLVVRAVERGLQAAGASVPGLRVRCRNAIPHSRGVGSSAAAVVGGLAAVNGLLAQAGWTPLSHADLIQLASEFEGHPDNAAAAVLGGPVVSWTDVSGLPPKFSAVPVRLHPDIRLFPAIPEQRSSTAEARVLLPAQVSHQDARFNVSRAALLVVALTERPDLLMAATEDVLHQPQRAHAMPASAEYLRLLRRYDMAAVLSGAGPTVIALSTAAELPAEALEYAAANGFAVSEMTAGEGVRWSSGTAVPS, encoded by the coding sequence ATGCTGCCTGCCGGGCTGCTGGGCAGCTCGGTCGTCGCGGCGTCCAGCGCCAACCTCGGCCCGGGCTTCGACAGTCTCGGGCTCGCCCTGAGCCTGTATGACGAAATCGCCGTCGAGACAACCGATTCCGGGTTGCACGTCGAGGTCGAAGGAGAAAGCGCCGGCGAACTGGTGCTCGACGCCGGGCATCTGGTGGTCCGCGCAGTCGAACGAGGGCTGCAGGCGGCCGGCGCGAGCGTGCCGGGCCTGCGGGTGCGATGCCGTAACGCGATCCCGCACTCCCGCGGGGTCGGCTCGTCGGCGGCGGCGGTCGTCGGTGGCCTCGCGGCGGTCAATGGCCTTCTCGCGCAGGCAGGTTGGACGCCGTTGAGCCACGCCGACCTGATCCAGTTGGCGTCGGAATTCGAGGGCCACCCCGACAACGCCGCGGCGGCGGTGCTGGGCGGCCCCGTGGTGTCGTGGACCGACGTCAGCGGCCTGCCACCGAAGTTCTCGGCGGTACCGGTGCGCCTGCATCCCGACATCCGGTTGTTCCCCGCGATTCCCGAGCAGCGCTCGTCGACGGCGGAGGCGCGGGTACTGCTTCCCGCTCAGGTCAGCCACCAGGACGCCCGTTTCAATGTCAGCCGTGCCGCACTGCTGGTCGTCGCACTCACCGAACGCCCGGACCTGCTGATGGCCGCCACCGAGGACGTCCTCCACCAGCCGCAACGCGCGCACGCGATGCCGGCATCGGCGGAATACCTGAGGCTGTTGCGCCGTTACGACATGGCAGCTGTGCTCTCCGGTGCCGGTCCAACGGTGATTGCCCTGAGCACAGCGGCCGAGCTGCCTGCTGAAGCGTTGGAATATGCCGCTGCAAACGGGTTTGCTGTCAGCGAGATGACTGCGGGCGAAGGGGTCCGCTGGAGTTCGGGAACGGCTGTTCCCAGCTAG
- a CDS encoding PAS domain-containing protein has product MTVSPDFAKHRPDQTVGYPAAPHNAETNGNGYGNFVGTKTLDTERRRRPPPGSPEEYLQALPALALLNRLPIPMLATGLDGVVVYTNPAFAIMLGYHPDTITLTGQQLSALLDGYSATPPRDCVTALRAASTLVVDWLHAEGFPVRSVIFESVFARATDQILLIGVTDITELMWSNHLESS; this is encoded by the coding sequence ATGACCGTTTCGCCTGATTTTGCCAAGCACCGACCCGATCAGACTGTCGGGTACCCCGCCGCACCCCATAACGCCGAAACCAACGGCAACGGCTACGGCAATTTTGTTGGGACTAAGACGCTAGACACCGAACGCCGCCGTCGCCCCCCGCCAGGCAGCCCGGAAGAGTACTTGCAGGCACTGCCCGCTTTGGCGCTACTGAACCGATTGCCGATACCCATGCTCGCCACCGGACTCGATGGCGTCGTCGTCTACACCAACCCCGCGTTCGCCATCATGCTCGGCTACCACCCGGACACCATCACGCTTACCGGACAACAGCTTTCCGCGCTGCTGGACGGATATTCGGCGACCCCGCCGCGCGACTGTGTGACCGCACTGCGCGCCGCCAGTACCTTGGTCGTCGACTGGCTGCACGCCGAGGGCTTCCCGGTACGCAGCGTGATATTCGAGTCGGTATTCGCCCGCGCCACTGACCAGATACTGCTGATCGGCGTCACCGACATCACCGAACTGATGTGGTCAAACCACCTCGAATCGAGCTGA
- the rho gene encoding transcription termination factor Rho, which produces MTDTDLVTAGDSTENDKLPNPVTPETSSDSGAKQNAPDGSLATMVLPELRALANKAGVKGTSGMRKNELIAAIRESRQGHTNGTASNGGAAAEADNHDASAAANHADAAPQSDSNGRNSATEVAEERTERADKNDQNQNDKPKRDQQDSKSEDRDSDKDSDKGGDQQNSGGQQNRGGSNQNQQDDDGDGRGGRRGRRFRERRRRGERSGEGGGGDTELREDDVVQPVAGILDVLDNYAFVRTSGYLAGPSDVYVSMNMVRKNGLRRGDAVTGAVRVPREGEGGDKNPRQKFNPLVRLDSVNGGPVEDAKKRPDFSKLTPLYPNQRLRLETTGDRLTTRIIDLIMPIGKGQRALIVSPPKAGKTTILQDIANAITLNNPECHLMVVLVDERPEEVTDMTRSVKGEVIASTFDRPPTDHTAVAELAIERAKRLVEQGKDVVVLLDSITRLGRAYNNASPASGRILSGGVDSTALYPPKRFLGAARNIEEGGSLTIIATAMVETGSTGDTVIFEEFKGTGNAELKLDRKISERRVFPAVDVNPSGTRKDELLLSPDEFSVVHKLRRVLSGLDSHQAIDLLMSQLRKTKNNYEFLVQVSKTTPGMDND; this is translated from the coding sequence GTGACCGATACGGACCTCGTTACGGCTGGCGACAGCACCGAAAATGACAAGCTGCCCAACCCCGTGACCCCAGAGACTTCCAGTGACTCCGGCGCCAAACAGAATGCGCCCGACGGCTCGCTGGCAACCATGGTGCTTCCCGAGCTGCGCGCGCTGGCCAACAAGGCCGGCGTCAAAGGCACGTCGGGAATGCGCAAGAACGAATTGATCGCCGCGATCCGGGAAAGCCGGCAGGGACACACCAACGGCACCGCTTCCAACGGAGGCGCCGCTGCCGAAGCGGACAACCACGACGCGAGCGCCGCGGCCAACCACGCCGATGCCGCGCCGCAATCCGACTCCAACGGACGGAACTCCGCCACCGAAGTCGCGGAGGAGCGCACCGAGCGGGCCGACAAGAACGACCAGAACCAGAACGACAAACCCAAGCGCGACCAACAGGACAGCAAGTCCGAGGACCGCGATTCGGACAAAGACTCCGACAAGGGCGGCGACCAGCAGAACTCGGGTGGCCAGCAGAACCGCGGCGGCTCGAACCAGAACCAGCAAGACGACGACGGTGACGGGCGCGGCGGACGTCGCGGCCGCCGGTTCCGCGAGCGCAGGCGCCGCGGCGAGCGGTCCGGCGAAGGCGGCGGCGGTGACACCGAACTGCGCGAAGACGACGTCGTCCAGCCGGTCGCCGGCATCCTCGACGTGCTCGACAACTACGCGTTCGTCCGCACCTCCGGCTACCTCGCCGGCCCCAGCGACGTCTACGTCTCGATGAACATGGTGCGTAAGAACGGTTTACGCCGCGGTGACGCCGTGACCGGCGCGGTGCGGGTGCCCCGCGAAGGCGAAGGCGGCGACAAGAATCCTCGGCAGAAGTTCAACCCGCTGGTGCGCCTGGACAGCGTCAACGGCGGGCCGGTCGAGGACGCCAAGAAGCGCCCCGACTTCTCCAAGCTGACGCCCCTGTACCCCAACCAGCGGCTGCGCCTGGAAACCACCGGCGATCGTCTGACCACCCGCATCATCGACCTGATCATGCCGATCGGTAAGGGTCAGCGCGCGCTCATCGTGTCGCCGCCCAAGGCCGGTAAGACCACGATCCTGCAGGACATCGCGAACGCGATCACCCTCAACAACCCGGAATGCCATCTGATGGTCGTGCTCGTCGACGAGCGACCTGAAGAGGTCACCGACATGACCCGCTCGGTCAAGGGTGAGGTCATCGCCTCGACGTTCGACCGACCGCCGACGGACCACACCGCGGTCGCCGAGCTGGCCATCGAGCGGGCCAAGCGACTTGTCGAGCAGGGCAAGGACGTTGTGGTGCTGCTCGACTCGATCACCCGGCTCGGCCGTGCGTACAACAACGCATCACCGGCTTCGGGCCGCATCCTGTCCGGTGGTGTCGACTCCACCGCGCTCTACCCGCCGAAGCGTTTCCTCGGCGCCGCCCGCAACATCGAAGAAGGCGGATCGTTGACGATCATCGCCACGGCGATGGTCGAAACCGGATCCACCGGTGACACCGTCATCTTCGAAGAGTTCAAGGGCACCGGTAACGCCGAGCTCAAGCTCGATCGCAAGATCTCTGAGCGCCGCGTGTTCCCGGCCGTCGACGTGAACCCGTCGGGTACCCGTAAGGACGAATTGCTGCTGTCGCCAGACGAGTTCTCGGTCGTGCACAAGCTGCGTCGCGTGTTGTCCGGTCTGGATTCGCACCAAGCCATCGACTTGTTGATGTCGCAGCTGCGAAAGACCAAGAACAACTACGAGTTCCTTGTTCAGGTGTCCAAGACGACCCCGGGCATGGACAACGACTGA
- the thrC gene encoding threonine synthase: MSSSHAATHRQWPGLIEAYRDRLPVGDDWVPVTLFEGGTPLIPAPRLSAKTGCTVHLKVEGLNPTGSFKDRGMTMAVTDAVARGQQAVLCASTGNTSASAAAYAARAGITCAVLIPQGKIAMGKLAQAVMHGAKIIQVDGNFDDCLEVARKIVADFPTISLVNSVNPVRIEGQKTAAFEIVDVLGTAPDVHALPVGNAGNITAYWKGYTEYHADGVIDKLPRMLGTQAAGAAPLVSGEPVRNPETIATAIRIGSPASWAQAVAAQQQSNGRFLAATDDEILEAYHLVAGTEGVFVEPASAASIAGLLKAVEDGWVQRGSTVVCTVTGNGLKDPDTALRDMPTVEPVPVDPVAVVAKLGLT, translated from the coding sequence ATGAGTTCGTCACACGCCGCCACGCATCGGCAGTGGCCGGGATTGATCGAGGCGTACCGGGACCGGTTGCCGGTCGGCGACGACTGGGTTCCGGTCACCTTGTTCGAGGGCGGCACCCCGCTGATCCCCGCGCCCCGGCTCTCGGCGAAGACCGGCTGCACGGTTCATCTCAAGGTCGAAGGACTGAACCCCACCGGCTCCTTCAAAGACCGCGGCATGACGATGGCCGTCACCGACGCCGTCGCGCGCGGGCAGCAGGCCGTGCTGTGCGCGTCGACCGGTAACACCTCGGCGTCGGCGGCCGCCTACGCCGCCCGGGCCGGCATCACCTGCGCGGTGCTGATCCCGCAGGGCAAGATCGCGATGGGCAAGCTCGCGCAGGCTGTGATGCACGGCGCCAAGATCATTCAGGTCGACGGTAACTTCGACGACTGCCTGGAGGTCGCCCGCAAGATCGTCGCCGACTTCCCGACGATCTCCTTGGTCAACTCGGTCAACCCGGTTCGCATCGAGGGCCAGAAGACCGCAGCGTTCGAAATCGTCGACGTGCTGGGAACCGCGCCGGATGTCCATGCCCTGCCGGTGGGCAACGCGGGCAACATCACCGCGTATTGGAAGGGCTACACCGAGTACCACGCTGACGGTGTGATCGACAAGCTGCCGCGGATGCTGGGCACCCAGGCGGCCGGCGCGGCGCCGTTGGTGTCGGGGGAGCCGGTGAGAAACCCCGAGACGATCGCCACCGCGATCCGGATCGGCTCGCCGGCGTCATGGGCACAGGCCGTCGCGGCCCAGCAGCAGTCCAACGGCCGGTTCCTGGCCGCCACCGACGACGAGATCCTCGAGGCCTATCACCTGGTCGCCGGCACCGAGGGCGTCTTCGTCGAGCCTGCGTCGGCGGCAAGCATCGCCGGTTTGCTCAAAGCCGTCGAGGACGGCTGGGTGCAGCGGGGCTCGACCGTGGTGTGCACGGTGACCGGCAACGGATTGAAGGATCCCGACACCGCGCTGCGCGACATGCCGACGGTGGAACCGGTTCCCGTCGACCCCGTGGCCGTCGTCGCGAAGTTGGGATTGACGTAG
- the rpmE gene encoding 50S ribosomal protein L31, translated as MKSDIHPAYGETTVVCGCGNTFQTRSTKESGHIVVEVCSQCHPFYTGKQKILDSGGRVARFEKRYGKRKAGAETDASADK; from the coding sequence ATGAAATCTGACATTCATCCCGCCTACGGCGAGACCACCGTGGTCTGCGGTTGCGGTAACACCTTCCAGACCCGCAGCACCAAAGAGAGCGGCCACATCGTGGTCGAGGTCTGCTCGCAATGCCACCCGTTCTACACCGGCAAGCAGAAGATCCTGGACAGCGGTGGCCGGGTCGCGCGCTTCGAGAAGCGCTACGGCAAGCGCAAGGCCGGCGCCGAGACGGACGCTTCGGCCGACAAGTAG
- the argS gene encoding arginine--tRNA ligase: MNPADLAELLRATATAVLTEHALDTAALPATVTVERPRNPDHGDYASNLALQLAKKVGVNPRDLAGWLADALARADGVASAEIAGPGFINVRLDASAQGLIVSNVIDAGNTYGNSDAQAGHHINLEFVSANPTGPIHIGGTRWAAVGDALGRLLTTQGADVVREYYFNDHGAQIDRFANSLIAAAKGEPTPEDGYAGDYIADIAAQVVAQAPDALSQPDAEQHETFRRIGVDLMFTHIKESLHEFGTDFDVYTHEESMHTSGRVEQAIARLRENGHIYEKDGATWLRTSAFGDDKDRVVIKSDGKPAYIAGDLAYYLDKRERGFDLTIYMLGADHHGYISRLKAAAAAFGDDPACVEVLIGQMVNLVRDGQPMKMSKRAGTVITLDDLVEAIGVDAARYSLTRSSVDTPIDIDLALWSSASNENPVYYVQYAYARLSALARNAAELGLIADTGHLELLTHDKEGALIRNLGEFPRVLKTAAALREPHRVCRYLEDLAGDYHRFYDSCRVLPQGDEEPNELHTARLALCQATRQVIANGLGVLGVSAPERM; the protein is encoded by the coding sequence GTGAATCCCGCCGACCTGGCCGAGCTGCTGAGGGCCACCGCGACCGCGGTGTTGACCGAGCACGCGCTCGACACCGCCGCTCTGCCGGCGACGGTCACCGTCGAGCGGCCGCGTAACCCCGACCACGGCGACTATGCCAGCAACCTGGCCCTGCAGCTCGCCAAGAAGGTCGGCGTCAATCCGCGTGACCTGGCCGGCTGGCTCGCCGACGCACTGGCCCGGGCCGACGGCGTCGCCTCGGCGGAGATCGCCGGACCCGGCTTCATCAACGTGCGGCTGGACGCCTCGGCGCAGGGCCTGATCGTCAGCAACGTCATCGACGCCGGGAACACCTACGGCAACTCCGACGCCCAGGCCGGCCACCACATCAACCTCGAGTTCGTCTCGGCCAACCCGACCGGTCCGATCCACATCGGCGGCACCCGGTGGGCCGCGGTCGGCGACGCGCTCGGCCGGCTGCTCACCACGCAGGGCGCCGACGTGGTACGTGAGTACTACTTCAACGACCACGGCGCGCAGATCGACCGGTTCGCCAACTCGCTGATCGCCGCGGCCAAAGGCGAACCCACACCCGAAGACGGTTACGCCGGTGACTACATCGCCGACATCGCCGCGCAAGTCGTGGCGCAGGCGCCTGACGCGCTCAGCCAGCCCGACGCCGAGCAGCACGAGACGTTCCGGCGGATCGGCGTCGACCTGATGTTCACTCACATCAAGGAGTCGCTGCACGAATTCGGCACCGACTTCGACGTCTACACCCACGAAGAGTCGATGCACACCAGCGGTCGCGTCGAGCAGGCGATCGCCCGGCTGCGCGAGAACGGCCACATCTACGAAAAGGACGGCGCAACCTGGTTGCGCACCAGTGCTTTTGGCGACGACAAAGATCGCGTCGTGATCAAGAGTGACGGCAAGCCCGCCTACATCGCCGGTGACCTCGCCTACTACCTGGACAAGCGGGAACGCGGCTTCGACCTGACCATCTACATGCTCGGCGCCGACCATCACGGCTACATCTCCCGGCTCAAGGCCGCCGCGGCCGCGTTCGGTGACGACCCAGCATGCGTCGAGGTGCTCATCGGCCAGATGGTCAACCTGGTCCGCGACGGCCAGCCGATGAAGATGAGCAAGCGGGCCGGCACCGTGATCACCCTCGACGACCTGGTCGAGGCGATCGGCGTCGACGCGGCGCGCTACAGCCTGACGCGGTCCTCGGTGGACACCCCGATCGATATCGACTTGGCGCTGTGGTCGTCGGCATCCAACGAAAACCCGGTCTACTACGTGCAATACGCCTACGCGCGGCTCTCCGCGCTGGCCCGTAATGCCGCCGAGCTCGGCCTGATCGCCGACACCGGCCACCTCGAGTTGCTCACCCACGACAAAGAGGGCGCGCTGATCCGCAACCTCGGCGAGTTCCCCCGGGTGCTGAAAACCGCTGCGGCGCTGCGTGAACCACACCGCGTGTGTCGTTATTTGGAAGACCTCGCCGGCGACTATCACCGGTTCTACGACTCCTGCCGGGTGCTGCCGCAAGGCGACGAGGAGCCCAATGAATTGCACACCGCCCGGTTGGCGCTGTGCCAGGCGACCCGCCAGGTGATCGCCAACGGGCTAGGCGTCCTGGGCGTGAGCGCTCCGGAGCGAATGTGA